The following coding sequences are from one Lolium rigidum isolate FL_2022 chromosome 6, APGP_CSIRO_Lrig_0.1, whole genome shotgun sequence window:
- the LOC124665455 gene encoding uncharacterized protein LOC124665455 — translation MAAARARWRFLALPLALLLAIGSSRGLDPAPKPPVPKAISDLRDAIVKGLGLQSEELKVSGFDVRDALVGQAVAYEFDMEVGRKAVPVRLLEDVSRWDFVDLPIFRSQADADDTAALAEIGRGARGTFEPTLPPFQLAGPMELWIQDGDDVRLALPHDVEAGTLKKVVLADGAVVTVKGARAVSLRLPLELPLPLNRTTYKGRLSSLLSIAQALRGAARSNQKPLLSLRIEGPTSLSSTPSMSPNDKLKLKRLAPGQVELSSRAIPAATDDEDEPHNTGMWPLLSLNASDGSLQGLEDLLASVLAKKAGEKGTFKLLNARAAAQTYVKMGFTVEKSVADGEVNWSNLPEWKTKPKKLRAHYEVLARVERGQAIPERIAQVQPFHAEEAMSESMLTGNVSRSKMEAVNPPPIYFSL, via the exons ATGGCCGCCGCTCGAGCCCGATGGCGCTTCCTCGCGCTGCCCCTGGCGCTGCTCCTCGCGATCGGCTCGTCGCGCGGCCTCGacccggcgcccaagccccccgtCCCCAAGGCCATCTCC GACCTGAGGGACGCGATCGTGAAGGGGCTGGGGCTCCAGTCGGAGGAGCTCAAGGTGTCCGGGTTCGACGTGAGGGACGCGCTTGTGGGGCAGGCGGTGGCGTACGAGTTCGACATGGAGGTCGGGAGGAAGGCCGTGCCGGTGCGCCTGCTCGAGGACGTCAGCCGGTGGGACTTCGTCGACCTGCCCATCTTCCGCTCCCAGGCCGACGCCGACGACACGGCGGCGCTCGCCGAGATCGGACGCGGCGCCAGAGGGACCTTCGAGCCGACGCTGCCGCCCTTCCAGCTCGCCGGGCCCATGGAGCTCTGGATCCAGGACGGCGACGATGTCAGGCTCGCCTTGCCG CATGACGTGGAGGCTGGAACTCTGAAGAAAGTTGTTCTTGCTGATGGTGCAGTCGTAACAGTGAAAGGTGCTAGGGCAGTGAGCCTCCGTTTGCCCCTTGAACTGCCACTTCCTCTCAACCGTACCACTTACAAGGGTCGCCTGTCAAGCTTGCTTTCCATCGCTCAAGCTCTACGTGGTGCAGCTCGGTCTAATCAGAAACCCCTGCTCTCCCTGCGAATTGAGGGTCCAACCTCCTTATCCTCAACTCCTTCCATGTCTCCCAATGACAAGCTGAAGCTCAAAAGGTTGGCCCCAGGTCAAGTGGAGCTCTCCTCGCGTGCAATCCCTGCTGCCACCGATGATGAGGATGAACCACATAACACTGGAATGTGGCCTCTCTTGTCATTGAATGCATCAGATGGCAGCCTGCAGGGGCTTGAGGATCTGTTGGCGTCAGTTCTCGCAAAGAAGGCGGGTGAGAAGGGCACGTTCAAGTTGTTGAATGCACGGGCGGCGGCACAAACATATGTCAAAATGGGCTTCACGGTTGAGAAGAGTGTAGCTGATGGGGAGGTAAACTGGTCTAATTTGCCCGAGTGGAAAACAAAGCCCAAGAAGCTGAGGGCGCATTATGAAGTTCTTGCCCGTGTCGAGCGTGGCCAGGCGATCCCCGAAAGGATTGCCCAGGTGCAGCCTTTCCATGCCGAGGAGGCCATGTCTGAGAGCATGCTCACCGGGAATGTGTCGAGATCCAAGATGGAGGCAGTCAATCCGCCACCTATTTATTTCAGTCTGTGA